One Octopus sinensis linkage group LG11, ASM634580v1, whole genome shotgun sequence genomic window carries:
- the LOC115217330 gene encoding V-type proton ATPase subunit C 1-A, whose product MYEFWLISAPGDKTCAQTWESLNNLTARQNNLSTNYKFQIPDLKVGTLDVLVGLSDDLGKLDDYVERVTRKLAHYLGEVLENQRENLRENLKAGGVDLVTYLSRFQWDLAKYPIKQSLRNIAEIISKQVSQVESDLKTKSNAYNSLKGNLQNLERKATGSLLTRNLADIVKKTDFVLDSEYLTTLLVVIPKNNNQDWQIKYETLTDMVVPRSSKVLFDDGDSLLVSVTLFKRVADEFKHHCRECKFSVRDFTYNEEEMIAGKNELSKLEADKKKQFGPLVKWLKINFGECFAAWIHVKALRVFVESVLRYGLPVNFQAMLLHPHKKAQRRLREELNKHYSHLDSAALAGNDPAVDIPGLNMGQHEYYAYVFYKINLDMLDSNARF is encoded by the exons ATGTATGAATTTTGGTTGATCTCAGCACCAGGGGACAAGACTTGTGCGCAGACATGGGAGAGTTTGAACAATCTAACAGCAAGACAGAACAACCTCTCTACAAACTATAAATTCCAAATTCCTGATTTAAAA GTTGGCACCTTAGATGTGTTGGTGGGACTCTCTGATGATCTTGGCAAACTGGATGACTATGTGGAGAG GGTAACACGAAAATTGGCCCATTACCTTGGTGAGGTCCtggaaaatcaaagagaaaaccTCCGTGAGAACCTCAAAGCCGGTGGAG TTGACCTTGTTACTTACCTGTCACGGTTCCAGTGGGATCTTGCTAAATATCCAATCAAGCAGTCATTACGTAACATTGCTGAAATCATCTCAAAG CAAGTGTCTCAGGTGGAATCAGACTTGAAGACTAAATCTAATGCTTACAACAGCTTGAAAGGAAACCTCCAGAATCTGGAAAGGAAAGCCAC TGGAAGTCTGTTGACCCGCAATTTAGCTGATATTGTCAAGAAAACTGACTTTGTGCTTGACTCTGAGTATCTTACAACGTTGTTGGTTGTTATTCCAAA AAATAATAATCAAGATTGGCAAATCAAGTACGAGACATTGACAGACATGGTCGTTCCACGTTCCAGCAA AGTTCTGTTTGATGATGGAGACAGTCTTTTAGTGTCGGTGACACTCTTTAAACGAGTTGCAGATGAATTCAAACATCACTGCCGGGAATGCAA GTTTTCTGTTCGAGACTTCACATACAATGAAGAAGAGATGATTGCTGGCAAGAATGAATTATCTAAACTAGAAGctgacaaaaagaaacaattt GGTCCCTTGGTGAAATGGttgaaaataaattttggtgAGTGTTTTGCAGCTTGGATCCATGTGAAAGCTTTAAGAGTTTTTGTTGAATCAGTCTTAAG ATATGGCCTACCAGTCAATTTTCAAGCCATGCTTCTACATCCTCACAAGAAGGCACAACGTCGCCTGAGAgaagaattaaataaacattatagtCACCTTGACAGTGCAGCACTTGCTGGTAATGAT cCAGCTGTGGACATACCAGGACTGAACATGGGTCAACATGAATATTATGCTTACGTTTTCTACAAGATTAATCTAGACATGTTGGACAGCAACGCAAGGTTCTGA